Proteins from a genomic interval of Trichocoleus desertorum ATA4-8-CV12:
- a CDS encoding carbonic anhydrase: MKKLIKGLREFQTGYFSQHQDLFEQLSQGQKPRVLFIACSDSRVDPNLITQAQLGELFVIRNAGNLIPPFGAANGGEGAAVEYAIHALGIEQVIVCGHSHCGAMKGLLKLSSLEEDMPLVYEWLKHAEATRRLMRDHYSDREGEELLESAIAENVITQLENLKTYPVIHSKLHEGKLALHGWVYSIESGEVLSYDPEEHEFLPPHSKISSRTAPNFTFAESRPAPPEPKPTRAFPEDELSAYGWLPREQAHRIYRGSY; encoded by the coding sequence ATGAAGAAATTGATCAAGGGTCTGCGGGAGTTTCAGACCGGATATTTCAGCCAACACCAAGACCTGTTTGAACAGCTCTCGCAGGGTCAGAAGCCGAGAGTGCTGTTTATCGCTTGCTCCGATTCCCGGGTTGATCCTAACTTGATTACCCAAGCTCAACTAGGGGAGTTGTTTGTCATCCGTAATGCAGGTAACTTGATTCCTCCCTTTGGGGCCGCGAATGGTGGAGAAGGCGCAGCCGTAGAATATGCGATTCATGCCTTGGGCATTGAGCAAGTGATTGTGTGTGGTCACTCGCACTGTGGGGCGATGAAAGGCTTACTCAAGCTCAGCAGCCTAGAAGAAGATATGCCCCTAGTGTACGAATGGCTCAAACATGCCGAAGCCACGCGCCGCCTCATGAGAGATCATTACAGCGATCGCGAAGGGGAAGAACTGTTAGAATCGGCGATCGCAGAAAACGTGATTACCCAACTAGAAAACCTGAAAACCTACCCGGTGATCCACTCCAAACTCCACGAAGGCAAGCTGGCGCTCCACGGTTGGGTATACAGTATCGAAAGTGGAGAAGTGTTGTCCTACGATCCAGAGGAGCATGAATTTTTGCCTCCTCACAGCAAAATCTCGTCGAGAACCGCACCCAACTTTACGTTTGCTGAATCAAGACCTGCACCTCCAGAGCCAAAGCCTACTCGCGCTTTCCCAGAAGATGAGCTGTCTGCTTATGGCTGGCTACCCCGCGAACAAGCTCACCGGATCTATCGTGGTTCCTATTAG
- a CDS encoding UbiD family decarboxylase, producing MARDLRGFLKQLEQRGQLKRISALVDPDLEIAEISNRMLQQGGPALLFENVKGSPYPVAVNTMGTVERICWAMNMEQPEELEALGKKLSMLQQPKPPKKIAQAVEFGKVLFDVLRAKPGRDLFPPCQQVVLHEDELDLNQIPMIRPYCGDAGKIITLGLVITKDCETETPNVGVYRLQLQSDKTMTVHWLSVRGGARHLRKAAERGKKLEVAIALGVDPLIIMAAATPIPVDLSEWLFAGLYGGSGVNLAKCKTVDLEVPADSEFVLEGTITPGEMLPDGPFGDHMGYYGGVEDSPLVRFHCVTQRKDPIYLTTFSGRPPKEEAMMAIALNRIYTPILRQQVSEIVDFFLPMEALSYKAAIISIDKAYPGQARRAALAFWSALPQFTYTKFVIVVDKSINIRDPRQVVWAITSKVDPVRDVFILPETPFDTLDFASEKIGLGGRMGIDATTKIPPETNHEWGAALESDPDTAAMVDRRWAEYGLANLQLGEVNPNLFGYDMR from the coding sequence ATGGCGAGAGACCTACGAGGATTCTTAAAACAGTTAGAGCAGCGAGGGCAGCTAAAACGCATTTCTGCCCTGGTTGACCCAGACTTAGAGATTGCTGAAATTTCTAACCGAATGTTGCAGCAAGGCGGGCCAGCCCTACTGTTTGAGAACGTCAAAGGTTCTCCCTATCCAGTCGCTGTCAACACAATGGGCACGGTGGAGCGCATCTGCTGGGCTATGAACATGGAGCAACCCGAAGAACTAGAAGCTTTGGGTAAAAAGCTCAGCATGTTGCAACAACCCAAGCCACCTAAAAAAATTGCTCAAGCGGTAGAGTTTGGCAAAGTTTTGTTTGATGTGCTGCGGGCTAAACCAGGACGAGACTTGTTTCCCCCTTGTCAGCAAGTGGTGCTCCACGAAGATGAATTAGACCTCAATCAAATTCCCATGATTCGCCCCTATTGCGGCGATGCAGGCAAGATCATCACGCTGGGCTTGGTGATTACCAAAGACTGCGAAACGGAGACTCCTAATGTCGGTGTCTATCGGCTGCAACTGCAATCGGACAAAACGATGACGGTGCATTGGCTATCTGTGCGCGGTGGGGCGCGGCACTTACGCAAAGCGGCAGAGCGAGGCAAAAAGCTTGAAGTGGCGATCGCGCTGGGTGTAGATCCACTGATCATCATGGCGGCAGCAACACCCATCCCAGTAGACCTGTCAGAATGGCTGTTTGCAGGGCTGTATGGTGGCTCTGGAGTCAATCTAGCGAAGTGCAAAACCGTTGACCTCGAAGTTCCGGCAGACTCCGAATTTGTCTTAGAAGGCACGATCACCCCTGGAGAAATGCTGCCTGACGGGCCTTTTGGCGATCATATGGGCTATTACGGCGGGGTAGAAGATTCGCCCTTGGTTCGCTTCCACTGTGTCACTCAGCGCAAAGACCCGATCTACCTGACTACGTTTAGCGGTCGTCCGCCCAAAGAAGAGGCGATGATGGCGATCGCGCTTAACCGCATTTACACCCCAATCCTGCGGCAACAAGTTTCTGAGATTGTCGATTTCTTTTTGCCGATGGAAGCCCTCAGTTACAAGGCAGCCATTATTTCCATTGACAAAGCTTATCCGGGTCAGGCACGGCGGGCAGCGTTGGCGTTTTGGAGTGCGTTGCCCCAATTCACCTACACCAAATTTGTGATTGTGGTGGACAAAAGCATCAATATTCGCGATCCGCGTCAGGTGGTGTGGGCGATTACTTCCAAAGTTGATCCGGTGCGAGATGTATTTATCTTGCCGGAAACGCCTTTCGACACGCTCGATTTTGCTAGTGAAAAAATTGGTCTGGGCGGTCGGATGGGCATTGACGCCACGACTAAGATCCCACCAGAAACCAATCACGAATGGGGCGCAGCGTTGGAGTCTGACCCAGATACCGCAGCAATGGTCGATCGCCGTTGGGCAGAATATGGTCTCGCAAATTTGCAATTAGGAGAGGTGAATCCGAACTTGTTCGGTTACGATATGCGCTAG
- a CDS encoding cold shock and DUF1294 domain-containing protein — protein MKPVLRKGQLVTWKDDRGFGFIKPSDSNEQVFFHITALKDANRRPQVGDVIYYQLSVEQNGKARASNASIQGVVPKQSLHSPSFVTKAGARPQPRAWSAQSTVATLLLALLPSVGAVHFALTTANVIPFILYPVMSLITFCLYATDKSRAQQKQWRVPENTLHFCELLGGWLGGFVAQQKFRHKTRKTSYQIVFWLIAALHITFWLYWFFFRETLIPLLSP, from the coding sequence ATGAAACCCGTTTTGCGTAAAGGTCAGTTGGTGACATGGAAGGATGATCGCGGCTTTGGCTTCATCAAACCTAGTGATAGTAACGAGCAAGTTTTCTTCCATATCACTGCCTTGAAGGATGCAAACCGCCGACCTCAAGTAGGGGATGTCATTTACTATCAGCTCAGCGTTGAGCAAAACGGAAAAGCCCGTGCTTCCAACGCTTCTATTCAAGGAGTGGTTCCTAAGCAATCACTCCACTCTCCATCTTTTGTGACAAAGGCAGGAGCAAGACCACAACCTAGAGCCTGGTCGGCACAATCAACTGTAGCAACGTTGCTTTTAGCTTTACTACCTAGCGTGGGAGCAGTCCATTTTGCATTGACAACTGCTAATGTCATTCCTTTCATTCTTTATCCTGTCATGAGCCTGATTACTTTCTGCCTGTATGCCACTGACAAATCTCGTGCTCAGCAGAAACAATGGAGGGTTCCAGAAAATACACTGCATTTCTGCGAACTGCTGGGTGGATGGTTAGGAGGCTTTGTGGCTCAACAAAAATTTCGTCATAAAACTAGAAAAACCTCTTATCAAATTGTGTTTTGGCTAATCGCCGCCCTCCACATCACATTTTGGCTATATTGGTTCTTCTTTAGAGAAACACTGATCCCTCTGCTCAGTCCATAG
- a CDS encoding type II toxin-antitoxin system PemK/MazF family toxin, translating to MVVVSRGDIVLCDLNPVVGTEQSGIRPVVILQIDRANAASPHTIVAPFTTKIRRKLLPSHVFVPAGIGGLSQDSVLLCEQIRVTDKSRIIRLIGSLDQSYMQELGDALAIILGLSNQE from the coding sequence TTGGTAGTCGTTAGTCGAGGAGATATAGTGCTCTGCGATCTAAATCCAGTTGTAGGTACAGAGCAGTCAGGAATTCGGCCTGTAGTTATTCTGCAAATTGATCGAGCAAATGCTGCCAGTCCTCACACTATCGTTGCGCCATTTACAACCAAGATACGACGTAAGCTCTTACCTTCCCATGTCTTCGTGCCAGCAGGAATAGGAGGTTTAAGCCAAGACTCAGTATTGTTATGCGAACAGATTCGAGTAACTGATAAGTCTAGAATCATCCGATTGATTGGCAGCTTAGATCAAAGTTATATGCAGGAATTAGGAGATGCCCTAGCTATCATTCTCGGTTTATCCAATCAAGAATAA
- the gyrB gene encoding DNA topoisomerase (ATP-hydrolyzing) subunit B translates to MTSNYGADQIQVLEGLEPVRKRPGMYIGSTGPRGLHHLVYEVVDNSVDEALAGYCKHIRIDINADGSVTVEDDGRGIPTDVHPRTGKSALETVMTVLHAGGKFGGGGYKVSGGLHGVGISVVNALSEWVEVTVRRDKKVYTQRFERGVAITELTAQPTSEDRTGTMVNFRPDEVIFTTGIEFDYMTLSGRLRELAYLNAGVEITFTDYRLELVKGNEPRSETYFYEGGIREYISYMNRDKQPLHEEIIYVQGERNNVQVEVSLQWCTDAYTDSLLGFANNIRTIDGGTHLEGLKAVLTRTLNNLARKRNKLKENDPNLAGENIREGLTAVISVKVPDPEFEGQTKTKLGNTEVRGIVDSLVGEVLTEYLEFRPGVTDSILEKAIQAFNAAEAARRARELVRRKSVLESSTLPGKLADCSSRDPSESEIFIVEGDSAGGSAKQGRDRRFQAILPLRGKILNIEKTDDAKIYKNTEIQALITALGLGIKGEEFDSSQLRYHRIVIMTDADVDGAHIRTLLLTFFYRYQRSLVEQGFIYIACPPLYKVERGRSHYYCYSDRELANLVQREFPANANYTIQRFKGLGEMMPTQLWETTMNPESRTLKRVEIEDAAEADRIFTILMGDRVAPRREFIETYGPKLNLTDLDI, encoded by the coding sequence ATGACAAGCAATTACGGTGCCGATCAGATTCAAGTCCTTGAGGGTCTTGAGCCAGTCCGTAAACGACCGGGTATGTATATCGGCAGTACGGGACCGCGAGGACTCCATCATTTAGTTTACGAGGTCGTTGATAATTCTGTTGATGAAGCGCTGGCAGGTTACTGTAAGCACATCCGAATTGACATTAATGCTGACGGCTCAGTCACCGTAGAAGACGATGGCCGAGGCATTCCGACCGACGTTCACCCCCGCACGGGCAAGTCGGCGTTGGAAACAGTCATGACGGTGCTCCATGCAGGCGGTAAGTTCGGTGGTGGCGGTTATAAGGTTTCGGGTGGCTTGCACGGGGTAGGCATTTCGGTGGTCAATGCCCTGTCGGAGTGGGTAGAGGTAACAGTTCGGCGCGATAAGAAGGTTTACACCCAGCGTTTCGAACGCGGCGTGGCAATTACAGAGCTAACCGCTCAACCCACGTCTGAAGACCGTACCGGAACAATGGTTAACTTTAGGCCAGATGAGGTCATCTTTACGACTGGCATTGAGTTCGACTACATGACGCTCTCTGGTCGGCTTCGGGAACTGGCCTACCTGAATGCAGGTGTAGAAATTACGTTCACGGACTATCGCTTAGAACTGGTTAAAGGTAACGAACCTCGCTCTGAAACCTACTTCTATGAAGGTGGCATCCGGGAATACATCAGCTACATGAACCGGGACAAGCAACCACTCCATGAAGAGATTATCTATGTGCAAGGCGAGCGCAACAATGTACAGGTAGAGGTTTCTCTGCAATGGTGTACTGACGCTTATACCGACAGCTTGCTAGGCTTTGCCAACAATATCCGCACCATTGACGGTGGGACTCACCTAGAAGGTCTCAAGGCGGTGCTGACCCGAACTCTGAACAACTTGGCTCGTAAGCGCAATAAGTTGAAAGAGAATGACCCTAACTTAGCAGGTGAGAACATCCGGGAAGGCTTGACGGCTGTGATCTCCGTTAAAGTGCCCGACCCAGAGTTTGAAGGCCAAACTAAGACCAAGTTGGGCAATACAGAAGTCCGGGGAATCGTGGACTCTCTGGTGGGAGAAGTCCTGACTGAGTATCTAGAGTTCCGTCCTGGGGTTACGGACAGCATTTTAGAGAAGGCGATTCAAGCGTTCAACGCAGCCGAAGCAGCTCGGCGGGCGAGAGAATTGGTGCGGCGAAAGTCGGTGCTAGAATCTTCAACCCTACCCGGTAAGCTGGCGGATTGTAGTTCTCGTGATCCTAGCGAATCTGAGATCTTTATTGTGGAAGGAGACTCTGCGGGTGGCTCGGCTAAGCAAGGCCGCGATCGCCGTTTCCAAGCAATTTTGCCGCTGCGAGGCAAGATCCTCAATATTGAGAAAACCGATGATGCCAAGATCTACAAGAACACTGAAATTCAGGCGTTGATCACGGCTCTAGGTTTGGGCATCAAAGGAGAAGAGTTTGACTCTTCTCAATTGCGCTACCACCGCATCGTGATCATGACGGACGCAGACGTAGATGGCGCACATATCCGTACACTGTTGCTCACCTTCTTCTATCGCTATCAGCGATCGCTGGTGGAGCAGGGTTTCATCTATATTGCTTGCCCTCCTCTCTACAAGGTGGAACGGGGCCGCAGTCACTACTACTGCTATAGCGATCGCGAGCTGGCTAACTTAGTGCAGCGTGAGTTTCCCGCGAATGCTAACTACACAATTCAGCGGTTTAAGGGTTTGGGCGAAATGATGCCCACCCAACTCTGGGAAACCACGATGAACCCAGAAAGCCGCACGCTGAAACGAGTAGAGATTGAAGATGCTGCGGAAGCTGACCGGATCTTTACGATTTTGATGGGCGATCGCGTGGCTCCCCGACGTGAGTTTATTGAAACCTACGGGCCAAAACTGAACCTCACCGATCTCGATATTTAA
- a CDS encoding sulfite exporter TauE/SafE family protein, whose protein sequence is MLILCLAVASLLAWFISALAGGGSPLVLIPVVNFFLEASAVAPVITIGMLLGNAQRALLFWQHIDWEMTRWYLPGAIAGALLGAYTFTQIHVEWVQFLIGLFLLATVLSYGLSKQERTFTVQTWQFLPAGFFHAFISGLVGSSGPVMNPFYLNYGLVKEQMLATKAVHVIVVHIAKLFVYAAFGVLKPEYLGYGLLIGLAAAPATWAGQYVLQKISDRQFRQLVMASMAIAGVLMLWEQRDLMTFWQGVH, encoded by the coding sequence ATGCTCATCCTGTGTTTAGCTGTTGCGAGTCTTCTTGCTTGGTTTATTAGTGCTTTGGCAGGTGGCGGCAGTCCTTTGGTGCTAATTCCAGTCGTCAACTTTTTCCTAGAAGCATCCGCCGTTGCTCCCGTGATCACCATTGGCATGTTGCTCGGCAATGCCCAGCGAGCTTTGTTATTTTGGCAGCATATTGACTGGGAAATGACCCGCTGGTACTTACCAGGAGCGATCGCCGGGGCTTTACTCGGAGCCTACACCTTTACCCAAATTCATGTGGAATGGGTGCAATTCCTGATCGGCTTATTCCTACTAGCGACGGTGCTGAGCTACGGGTTGAGCAAACAAGAACGCACCTTCACGGTTCAGACTTGGCAGTTTTTACCCGCCGGATTTTTCCATGCCTTTATTTCTGGCCTAGTGGGTAGCAGCGGGCCAGTGATGAATCCGTTCTACCTCAACTATGGCTTGGTCAAAGAGCAAATGTTGGCGACAAAAGCAGTGCATGTGATCGTGGTTCACATTGCCAAGTTATTTGTCTACGCCGCCTTTGGGGTACTGAAACCAGAATATTTGGGATATGGTTTGTTGATTGGGTTGGCGGCGGCTCCCGCAACTTGGGCAGGGCAATATGTTCTCCAAAAAATTAGCGATCGCCAATTCCGTCAATTAGTGATGGCGAGTATGGCGATCGCAGGTGTGCTGATGTTGTGGGAGCAGCGTGATTTAATGACGTTTTGGCAGGGCGTCCATTAA
- the miaA gene encoding tRNA (adenosine(37)-N6)-dimethylallyltransferase MiaA: MDQNVIQVPSLVVICGPTASGKSGLAIALAQRLESAAILSADSRQVYREFDIGTAKPTIAEQQQIPHYLIDICDPTQTLTLADYQEQAQALIDEFHQGEGERMKDEGGGMKGKRRDVRLCRSRSVGRGMNKFHSADSDAPSASGPITLPETNSPLHPSSLILHPSPIPFLVGGTGLYIRSVVQGLIIPRVPPQPELRSQLQALGQKQLYAFLQQVDPASATRIHANDQVRTLRALEVFYTTGQPISAQQGEKPPDYPILQIGLDAEGDRLTRRIEQRTDQMIAAGFVDEVTTLCNKYGPDLALLNTLGYQEIKQYLAGEISLTQARDLTVLHTRQFAKRQRTWFHADPTITWFDSDASDLVEQVWQQMQQFWEKSASAIATL; this comes from the coding sequence ATGGATCAAAACGTGATACAGGTGCCGAGTTTGGTTGTGATTTGTGGCCCCACTGCATCGGGGAAATCGGGGCTGGCGATCGCCCTAGCCCAACGCTTAGAATCTGCGGCCATCCTCAGCGCTGACTCGCGCCAAGTGTATCGAGAGTTCGACATCGGCACCGCCAAACCCACAATAGCCGAGCAACAACAAATTCCTCACTATTTAATAGACATTTGTGACCCAACCCAAACATTAACTCTGGCAGACTACCAAGAGCAGGCTCAAGCCTTGATTGATGAGTTTCATCAGGGGGAAGGGGAAAGGATGAAGGATGAAGGAGGAGGGATGAAGGGAAAGCGGAGGGATGTTCGGCTCTGCCGTTCGCGAAGCGTAGGAAGAGGGATGAATAAATTTCATTCTGCTGATTCTGATGCTCCTTCAGCTTCCGGGCCAATAACCCTACCAGAAACAAATTCTCCCCTTCATCCTTCATCCCTCATCCTTCATCCTTCCCCCATTCCTTTTCTTGTCGGCGGCACAGGTCTCTACATTCGCTCGGTGGTGCAAGGGTTGATTATTCCTCGCGTACCGCCACAACCAGAATTGCGATCGCAACTCCAAGCGTTGGGCCAGAAACAACTCTACGCATTTCTGCAACAAGTTGATCCAGCTTCAGCAACCCGAATTCATGCCAATGACCAAGTTCGGACGTTACGGGCGCTAGAAGTGTTCTACACCACAGGCCAACCCATATCCGCCCAACAGGGAGAAAAACCACCTGATTACCCGATTTTGCAGATTGGGCTAGATGCAGAGGGCGATCGCCTGACTCGTCGGATTGAGCAGCGCACGGATCAAATGATTGCGGCTGGCTTTGTCGATGAGGTGACAACCCTGTGCAATAAATATGGCCCTGACCTAGCTCTGCTCAACACTCTGGGCTACCAAGAGATTAAGCAATATCTAGCTGGAGAAATCTCCCTGACTCAGGCGCGAGATTTAACGGTGTTGCATACCCGACAGTTCGCCAAGCGCCAACGCACCTGGTTTCACGCCGATCCCACTATTACGTGGTTCGATTCTGATGCCTCTGATTTGGTAGAACAAGTTTGGCAGCAGATGCAGCAATTTTGGGAAAAGTCAGCATCCGCGATCGCTACTCTGTAG